The Gossypium raimondii isolate GPD5lz unplaced genomic scaffold, ASM2569854v1 Contig00322, whole genome shotgun sequence sequence TTTAATTTGCAAGTATTTTTAGGGATAGATTTATAGTCTTCcctttcagtttagtaaatacTTAGTTTTCTTGCTGATTTTGCCCTTACTTTGGACTCTCAGGATTGGTTTTCTTATCATGTTATTTGCTTATAGTCACTTTAGATATATCGTGTTTGAGTCGTGACAAAATCAGTTGTCAACATACTATAATGTTCTATTCTTAGTATGTTGAAGTCTTTGTTTGTGTTGATGGAACTTGTCCATTATCAGTGACAATGAGTGTTTGTTGTATCTTTATTTTCTCCGAATTGTGTGGTcccattcatgaaataaatgaattaatttttctttcacttttcttcatatgatataaattgtataatatataaaataaatgaaaaacaatatatgataaacttaaaaattggtCGAGTTGAGTTGAGCTTGAGCTTTGAATATTAAAGCCTAAATccaactcatattttaaacgagtctaatttacccaaacccaatttaagcataatatttttgtccaaatcctcttaaattttgaatgagCTTTTGGACTTGAACGATTTACTCTTGAACAAAtctgatattttttaaatattttatacaacATTATTCGAgtcatattttgaataaaatcttTTGTAATAGAATGGCTTGCTACTATGGATGGTGGAACCAGGGTTTGCTGAATTTACTACCTCCACACCATATCCATAGAAACTAATAGCATTCCATTATCCACTGCTTATAAAGTAATaccaatataataaaatttatgctaaaatcaatttaatgttttttaaataggATTTGTAGTCGAATTGGATAGGTTATTAGTTTGTTGGTccaatgattaaaaattattaaaatttaaaaaagttaaaatagagtttcgattcatttaatttttcataggTTGAATCGGTTCATATCAATTTTCAatctaatcaattcaaaatcactCTTGAACCAATACTCTGTTGGCTTTTGATCTAATCGATCGATCAATCCGATTCAAACAAGACTGAATCAATAGATAAAAGATGAGAATAATTCTTAACAACAACCTGCAAATTATGTGATTAATTATATCTCAAATTGATCCAACATAAAacagataaaaagaaaaggtttcaACAACTCTTCCAAAacatattatgttttaatgatCCCACACCATGTTAATGAGTTGTGTACTGCACCTTCCTCGATGGGCAAGCATATTTCCCACATGGGATTCCCACAAGGAATCACAGCTTCTTTACTGCAACaacatggaaaaaaaaaacttgatggaaataatttaagatcaaaattaaacaccaatatatacacacatagaaaataaagagaaactTAGagctaacatatatatacacacagacatacacatacatacattcGGTATTTCCAGCGTTTTGTCCAgttcttcttctcttctacttcttgcatgtaaaagtaaaattccCATGCCGATCACCGGTCCCTGTACAACAAAACTTTAAAAGCAATGaactatatacatatacgttAGTTTTTTGATTGGAAATGAGACcctttcatttctcttttcacACACTCGCATTGAACAACAATGGAGGGGAAATAGAGTAAGAATTAGCTCATTGATCCTTGTTTTAGCTTATTTTAAGATGGAtgattgaaatttgattatgataagaatataaaaacaaatttgaggttttcttttatgtttttttattgctttttaaGTATTGTTTTCAACAGCCCATATATAAGTTGAAAGTGATCAACTTTAAAGGGTCCCAAAACCTGATCAATACCCCAGACTTTATAATTGTAGATGTCCATCCATCATTCGGAGTGCTTAAGAGGCTTAAACTTTTGAATTTCAAAGACTGCAGAAGTCTTAGGAGTCTTCCAACCAGAATTGAAGTGAAATCCCTTGAAACATTGATTCTTTGGTGTTGCTCAAAACTTCAAAGGCTTCCAGATATCGATGggaaaatgaaatgtttaaaaactCTTAATCTTTCTGGTTATTATAGAGTTGAAAATTTACCAGAGAATTTGCAGCAAGCGAAGTTTTTAGAAGAGCTCGATTTAAGTGAAACAGCCATAACAGAGCCACCATACTTCACTTTTCAatctaaaaatcttaaatttagtGGGTTTGGCCTGCCCTACAGGCATTGACTGCCTTAGAGCCACTGACTGCTACAGATTGGCTGAGAACATCAATCCATTAACATTGCTAATTATTAAATACGTAAAATACAAACCGTccaacatttttaattattacttatAATTAAAGTAGACTCCACTTTGCCAACTCTCACCTTCTTGGAAACAACATCCATCGCTCATCTTTGACCCCTATGCTCATATACTTACTTTTTCTAGTTTCTTTGTGGATATTGGGCGATCTATTATCTGATTTTGAACACCAGATTGAGATATTCTTCTCCTTTCATACATCCTCATGTTGTCCTTACCATCAACTTCTTCCTCCAtttctaaaaagaaatatgatgttttcttgagttttagAGGTGAAGTTACTCGCAAAAACTTCACCGATCATCTCTATGCTGCTCTAAAGAGGAGTGGGATCGTCACTTTCAGGGATGATCCAAAGCTGGAGGCCGGCGAAGAGATCGCGCCAGAACTCTTTAAAGCAATTCAGCAATCAAGGTGCTCGGTAATCGTTTTTTCACAAACTTATGCCTTTTCAAGTTGGTGCTTGGAGGAGCTTGCTGAGATTGTTAAACAACATAACAACGACGGCCATAAAGTGTTTCCAATTTTTTACGATGTTGATCCATCtgatttaagaaaacaaaaagggaaAGTGGAAGAAGCCTTTGCCAGACATGAAGAGAGATACAAAGAAGAAAGTGAGAAGATCCAAAGGTGGCAAAATGCTTTAATTCAAGTGGCTGCAATCGAGGGATGGCATTTAAATAACAGgtaattctttcttttcttctctattttctagttttttggatatatatatgtatgtatgtataactttttttttttctaatcctatgtgtttaattgaaaagtgtcatatttcAATAAAAGAGCAAATTTTGTCTTCTGGCTCCGCAACAGATCTTGCTTTCTTATTCTTGGTTCTTGTTTGCTTCCAAACTATATTATGTTTCATGATtcattgaaaaagaaagtgcATTCGAAAcatatcaacaaaattttactcaaaacattaaaatttcattttttttaggcATGAATCAGAATTTATTAGAGACATTGTTATGAAGATATCAGCAAAACTATGTCAGACATATCCAGTTACTCATAGCGACTTGGTTGGTATTATTGAACGCTTGGAGgatttgtatttaaaaataaacattggGGAAGATGATGTCCGCGTTATAGGAATTAGCGGAATGGGTGGCATCGGTAAAACGACACTCGCAAGAGTTGCTTACACTCAAATGTCACCTCATTTTGAAGGTAAAAGCTTTATTGCTGATATTCGAGAAGTTTCAGACAAATGCGGACTAGTTTCTTTACAGAAACAACTTCTTTCACAGATCTTTCATGGTGAATGCTTCAACTTCTTTGATGTTCATGAAGGGAGTGACATAATTAGCCATGGGTTGTCTCACAAAAAGGTTCTTGTTGTTCTTGATAATGTTGATAACATACAACACTTAAAATGCTTGGCTGGAAGGCACGATTGGTTCGGA is a genomic window containing:
- the LOC105761497 gene encoding disease resistance protein RPV1-like isoform X2; the protein is MLSLPSTSSSISKKKYDVFLSFRGEVTRKNFTDHLYAALKRSGIVTFRDDPKLEAGEEIAPELFKAIQQSRCSVIVFSQTYAFSSWCLEELAEIVKQHNNDGHKVFPIFYDVDPSDLRKQKGKVEEAFARHEERYKEESEKIQRWQNALIQVAAIEGWHLNNRHESEFIRDIVMKISAKLCQTYPVTHSDLVGIIERLEDLYLKINIGEDDVRVIGISGMGGIGKTTLARVAYTQMSPHFEDLSW
- the LOC105761497 gene encoding disease resistance protein RPV1-like isoform X1, translating into MLSLPSTSSSISKKKYDVFLSFRGEVTRKNFTDHLYAALKRSGIVTFRDDPKLEAGEEIAPELFKAIQQSRCSVIVFSQTYAFSSWCLEELAEIVKQHNNDGHKVFPIFYDVDPSDLRKQKGKVEEAFARHEERYKEESEKIQRWQNALIQVAAIEGWHLNNRHESEFIRDIVMKISAKLCQTYPVTHSDLVGIIERLEDLYLKINIGEDDVRVIGISGMGGIGKTTLARVAYTQMSPHFEGKSFIADIREVSDKCGLVSLQKQLLSQIFHGECFNFFDVHEGSDIISHGLSHKKVLVVLDNVDNIQHLKCLAGRHDWFGLGSRIVVTTREEHLLRSWPVDDMYEPTTLNPKDALQLFSLKAFHSDTLQKDDFIELSKHVVNYAGGLPLALEVLGSFLCGRDAT